The nucleotide window TATTTACATGCATTGCCTACTATGTTTATTAGTCCCCTTTTTTGTCTACTTGTaggtgttattgtttttaatttacttatgaGTGTATCTActtgatttattatataatttctttgactttcactaaaaatatctatattatcTTTCATTGATGCGAGTAAATTCTTTGTTTCTTGAATGTCtactttatgtaaaattaaatcgGATTCTATCGGTAtgctttgattattattataaatttctatgTATCCGTtagtttatgttatttttttagtgaTTAAATTACCTCTTACTTCTACTAACGATGATGAGATTAATAATAATATCCACATTATTacctgcaaatttaaattaatgatttattttaatatagatGTTCAATGATTAGTTGACAAATTTGTTAGGTCTTTTTATGTTAGTGGTGTGGATTCCTTGTAAGggttttttcttaaactttggTTCCTCTTTATGTCTTACATTTTTATAGTGTTTTATAAATCCCTCTTGTCTAGTTTCCGTATATTCTTCCCTATTactatttgctttatttatttttgattgttttattttacagagCCTATCATAAATTATTGCGtgatctattattttattttgtgcttctaTTGGGGTGCATTTAATTGTACTGTGATTAGTATCATTGTAGTATGTGATAGCTTTAAACATTTGTTGGGTAATTGGTAAATAATGCTCAAGATTTAGAGTCctaattttttctgtgattgtattatttaatctttCCACATCACTATTGCCAGTGTGACTATTCGGCTTAGTCATGTGGTATTGTATTCCctctctttttaaaaaatcttcaatattttgGGCTCTAAATTCATTGTCGAACACCATTTTCTTTACCTTTCCTTTTATggataaaaattgttgtaattgaCTTACAATGGTTCTGCTATTCTTGTCCGTAAGTGGTAGACATGTagcatgttttgaaaatttatctatgaaGACGATAAATGAGTGTTTGCTATTTACGTAGGTATCAACATGAATTATTTCATTAGTAGTTTTGTGTGTTTcagtaacaaaaaatttgttttttataggaTTTCGATCATATTTGCCGCCTGAACATAtatcgcaattatttattaccCGATGTATTTATATGaggattatataatttattctttaatttttcgtaaGTGGCTATAATTCCACAGTGATCACtttcatttttgtgaaataatgcaatttgttttcttaattcttCTTCGTTGTCAACGTCTTTTGCTAAATAAgaacattttacaaatttcacattaaGATTAGATGCAAAttcttcttcaataattttatgtacCTTATAATATTCATGATCGCTAAGATGCGAATATACACCTACTTTTCCTCTACATATTTCCCTTCTAATAGTGTCTCTTATtccattttcttcaatatctCTTTCATCAATATAAATTCGTTTGCAATTGAATATAGATTCGACGGCGGTTTGTTtctcctttattattattatttgtattttaaacctGTTAACAATTGTATCTAATAATGGAATTTCAAATCCTGAATCTTCTTCTTGTGAATGGACAGTTTCTTCTTCTACTGACATGCTGCTACCTTCATCCCCTTGGAACATTTCTATGTGGGAAATAATTTCTTATTCTGCTCAAAAAGTCTGCTATATAATTGTTTTCCCTTTAATGTATtctatggaaaaattatattcgcCCAAACTCACTAACCATCTTTGAAGTCTTGGACTTATATCCTTTCCGGAATATTTTGTCATTAACCATTTCAATGGTGATGGTCGCATTCCAAATCAAATTGCCTACCAAAGACATAAGGCCTAAAATATTTCACGGCCCATACTATCGCTAAAAGTTCTTTTTCGATAGTAGCGTAATTTGTTTCATGATTATTTAGTGTTCTTGATGCATAAGCAATGGGGTGACCATCTTGAGACAGAACTGCTCCTATTGCGAAATTACTAGCATCAGTTGTAATcctaaattgtttattaaaattaggaTATCGTAATATAGGTGAATTTGTAACTATATCctttagtttttcaaacgctgcaATAAATTGTgggttgtatatatttattgtttgtccTTTTTTTAGATATTGCGTCATAGGATGTGCAATTTTTGCATAATCCttaataaatttcctataaaatcCTGTCATACCTAAGaatgattttattctttttgtagtATTAGGTATCTTTAggttttgtatgtatattttaacttTAGCTGGATTTGGCTTAATTCCTTCTAATGTTAAAATGTGGCccaaaaatttagtttctttCTTGAGAAATTCGCATTTGTCCACTTGTATTTTTAGCTTTGCTAGCCTTAAGgcttcaaatatttgctttaaattagttaaatgctCTTCTAAAGAAGTGccaaatactaaaatatcatCCATATATAcgacgcatattttattaatatgttctTTAAGGACTCTATTCATCAATCTTTGAAAATTTGATGGAgcattttttaatccaaatggcATTCGAATAAATTCGTAATGACCAAATGGTGTTGAGAAGGCAGTTTTTCTTCTGTCTTCCTCTCTAACTGCGATTTGGTGAAAACCTTTGGCTAAATCCAGGGTGGTAAAGTACTGTGATCTACCTAGTTTGTCTAGGAATTTAGGTTTGgaattggaaatttgtcatccacggtaaattcgtttaattttctgtagTCGATGACAattctatatttctttttccCTGAATTGTCTGCTTTTTTCTCTACAATCCATAAGGGACTATTGTAGGGTGAattgctttctttaattattttctgttgTAGCATTTCTTCAATTTGGCATTTTATCTCTTCTTCATGGATTTGaggatatctataaattttggAGTATAAAGgtttacaatttgttgttatattttcatGCTGTACCTCATTGGTGCATAATAATTTATCTCCTTCTTTAGAGAAAAGGTCTTCGAAGTCATTGAGCAGCCTTAAGGTTGCTTGATGTTCTTCTTTATTCAAATGGGAAAAATTGAATTCATcttttagataattttgtttagtatGCTCCAAATTGCAAACATTCTCTATGTATTGGGAATAATTAAAttcttcgaaataaattttattattttttaaaatttcaaggtAGTTTTCCgcacaattaatttttgcttgtaaaggttttaaaaaattttggccTATTATAcctgaaaattttgtgtttgaaaaGTTCAATAGTTTCCACTGAAGGGTGCCAAAGCATCCAAATTCTTTTGGAAATGGTGTGTGAAATTTCTcaagagtttttgagataaaaatAATAGTCGGGACACGTGAAatcactaaaattaaaattcaaccaATTGCCTGCACTTTGGCTCACGATACTGTGAAGAAAAATAAGCGAACGAACGAGATagcgaaaaatagaaaaacgcgTGCGGATTCAATTGCGGTCAAATAACAATTCAGTTCTTTATTTTAGCAACTAAatgacttagcctaaatcttaaagctaacgggaaaaaacagttggaatggaagtatacaggtatgtacaaaaagaggtgagtagttcattttgttaacttatagtaatagattaaggtaagtatatataacattattagggtaagtatacaatactaatttaattcaatatttataattttttataattcatttctcttaattttagttttaggtttaaattatattttgtcgcttgacgcaacaccggccaccttgacaggatcagattccttcaatatccagtggAAGGACAGCCAGTTTGTGGATGGAGCGCTTAATCGTGCCCGTCTTGGTTGCGACTTccgcgactcgcaccttgccgtcttgcccttcgacggcgGCGACGACGCGTccgagtacccactgctgtggcggcacgttgtcctcgtggacgaggacgagatcgcctggctgcaggttgcgtttggggtgcagccatttgttgcgttcctgaaggcccgtcatgtaggttttggaccactgtcgccaaaactgttgcttgagacagcaaacaagttgccatctctcgcagcaACGAATTGGGTCCGTTGGCACTTGTGCTGGTGGCAGCGCTCGCAGAGGGCAACCGATTAAAAGGTGCGCTGGAGTTAGTGCTTCtccgtcgttggggtcctgtCCCAACGGTGCTAGGGGACGAGAGTTCAaaatggcctccacttcggccagtAGTGTTGATAGCTCCTCCGTCGTGAGTAGAGCGTTGCCGAGTGCGCGGACGAGCAgatgcttggcggacttcacggccgcctcccataatccgccgaagtgcggcgccctgggtggtataaagccgaagctgaatccttcttcgGCTGCGAACCCCATTAGTTCTGGCGCTTGCGCTAGGAACGCCTccttcagctcgcgcagcttgcggtcggcgccgacaaagttggttgcgttgtcgctgaatactttctgtggcatccctcggcgaccaatgaaccttttaagggcgaaaataaatgaattagtagACAGGTCCGAGACtagttctaaatgtactgcttttgaagtgaagcaaacgaaaactgctatataagtctttacgggtggtcgaccacgtatttttaacgttgtatatatgggaccacaaaaatctacgccacatatcagAAAGGGTCGTAACGCTCGAAGTCTTTCacctggcaaatttcccataatttgggtttgcaacttcggcttgtaatgaaagcagtgtgtacaatttcttacggttctactgcaagcttctctggcattaattagccatatgcgttctcgcagaagcgcaaccaacgcttttgccccagcgtggtgatttcgaatgtgcaggaaccgtaagtaaGTGATAACGAAATGCGAATTTTTATTCAGTAATAATgggaatttggcatcgtatgggagaggtgcatttaataggcgacctcctactcggattaatttgaatgacagcgacatatccgagtactcatgcaaaaacgggttgagtttttgcaagtttgcggatAGCGTCGTGCCTTTcgtcagtttttggatttcgcTCGCAAACTCGGAATGTTGAGTCACCTGGACAATTTTCAAGaaactcaagtttagctcttctgtgGACAAATTTTGTCccctggaggattttggtggtcgtctgatccatcgtaatatatatgcgaccacacgaagcaattttttatgagaagagaatttttcaatgaggtccaatattgaatttttctcagcagtcgaaattaatgtaaatgtaactttcttcttctctaatgcttcgtcttctggtgagagctggaagtggttattaattggccataatgcagggtcttctaggaggaactgtggaccgccaaaccatattgaattattcaattcgtccacgttacaaccccgagacacttgatccgcaggattttgtttcgttggcacatgtcgccactctacattgtcagtcaattcttggatttcggacactctatttGCGACAAAGGTTTGTAATGAAGATGGATGCGTCTTTACCCAGTGCAATacaatttcagagtctgtccaaaatgtaattttctcgaATCGTCGACTCAACATTGGTGCAactcgtgaccataatttggcaagaagatgtgctgccgagagctcgagacgcggaagagatttggtcttcagcggagccactctagactttgcagtaagcagcgtacatttgacaccactagcagattggcttcgtatgtatatgcagcatccgtacgctcttattgaagcgtcggagaagccatggatTTGGCATGTAGCAGTCGACTCTAAGTTTACATaccgaggaatgctaattgacgagagctgcagtaggttggctttgaaattctgccagctagtgttgaggcgcaatggaatcgactcatcccaatctagtttttgaatccaaagctcttgcaataagatttttgctttggtaactagtggggctaataatccaagaggatcgaaaaggcgagcggagactgacaatatgttccgtttagtggctcgcagatcattaaagttggcatccaaaacaaatcgaaacaaatcctctttcggcaaccaatggattcctagtgttttagtagaatttttgtcattgaaacttaatgacttttcagtgcaatcactgtcgaaaaatttagggtggttcgaaaaccactttgttaaagtgaatcctgccgagtttaatattttaattacttcacttcttataagatctagagactcaaaattttcagatcctgttaataagtcatcaacataaaagtctcttttaatggccaatgaaccgagtgggtatttcattgtattggcatcactgagcatttgcaaacaccgtgttgcgagaaatggagcaggcgcagtgccgtatgttacggtgttaagacgaaaaatttgaatttgctcagaaggatgctctctccacacaataagttgacaatttctgtcttcttcgtgcataattatttggcggtacattttagtaatgtccgctgttagtgcatacttatgtaagcgaaaacgaagaagagttgagtataactcttcttggatggttggacctaccatcaaaagttcattcaacgctatttgagttgaagatcgactcgaagcatcaaatacaacacgtaatttggttgttgtgctctcgggccttaaaacgcattgatgcggaatgaagtagtgtggctcactcgggatcttattgttcgttgggctcatgtgacccaaggctctatattcattcataaagtccagatacattttacgaagttctggatcttttaatgtccttctctccagggcctgaaaccgccgaactgcggtttcataggagtgaccgagtaacttacggtcagctttaaaaggcattctgacttgaagccgtcctgaaggcaatacttgagttgtatttacgaaaaatttttcacactcttgttgctctggtgtgaatttgatgccatttgattctgaaggtaattcttctaacgcccaaaatttttggaccaccgaattaattgacgttaagtcatcttcagattggcataatgtgctagttgCAGAAGGAGGAGGACTTAGATTGCTAgcatatttgccagacacaacccaccctaaaagggttttctgtagcgttggttgattagggccacttttaatttggccaaccgctaacagatcgaaaaaggtttctgcacccaataagatatcaatcttttttgatttatggaattctggatccgccaatttaatattgcgcggaattttccagccattaacatttatgttatggtctggatgattagccgaaatgcaacgcattatccagaattctgccgaaaattcgtaattatttacccgcgacttaacaaacgcgcttagttttgTCCCCACTTTCgtgttggaatttccaattcctattATGTTCAACGTTTTGTGTTGGcgacgaatccgcaacttttgtgccaagtcctccgtcataaaattgacttgggagcctgagtccagtaacgctctcgcaggcaggtattcGCCGTAACTGGTCCTCACTTGAATAACAGCTGtcgccaacattacccgatccggcatactcgctgtatgcatggcatgtgtggttgctGGTTGCGGATGAGATGCAGCGGGGAAGGAAATCGGGTACTGGTGTAGCaatgtgtgatgcgatcgattgcatacacgacatcgatccgctctacaCTTGGACACAGTATgccccttacgcaagcaatttatgcataagggcaccgatttcacaaaCTCAAACCTCTGTTGtaccggaagcgccttgaaagtgGAGCAGGCAGTTAACTGATGTTCCTTTGACTTGCATTTTTGACAAGTTGGCTGCTTTGCCTCTGCAGCAACTAAAGCTGATTTAGTCCTATCCATGTGTGGCTGCTTCATGTGGCTCATGCTGGTTGTGGCTCCGGATTTCGTCCTCGAACtagatgctccttccgctgctAACTGCTGAAACCTTCTATTTAGAGTTGCTTCGCAATCCTTCCATAATGGTAAGTGATCGTAGTCAAGTTGGTCTTCCCacttggatcgggtggcagggtcaacctttgtcataactatatgtattataatggcgtttgttatttgcttctcatcgcccagagatagcaaagagtcataaacagcagacacttcatcaatcattgatcgcaatgaaggcgcggatggctttgggatggttggcagctcaaaaagtttagatattgtattgaaaaatatcaagcatttgttatcatagaCCTTTTTGAggcttgccaacgctttcggataattttcatccgacatctgaaacgctttaactgttcccagagcctctccagatagacaatttaccaaatggttaaatttttctatatctgggatatttggatcattatgaaccaagctctcaaacaaactcataaaatttttaaattctgaatattctcccttgaatttcggcaaattcattttagggagccttgagctgtgagaagctacgaaagatgtttcggcaattgacgttcggtttttggctaaaatatttttaattattgatttcgtttcaacaattatgtcctctaactcccctcgggccatgtcgtcttcatcaatctcttcaattttagattggcatttcattagcttttcgctatgtgaatttaatatgtcgagccgacattccaattcaattggatctaacgacatggttttttctaaaaggcccgtctttattcgcaaaatactattttttgccaccgtcctttgacgctttaatgactttaagtcgattaactccttacttggagagaggttggcgatagttggctttggcttgctcattttgcttgtttaaattaaatttccgaaaaaaaaaactacaacggttggcaacagatatattaagaatcgataccgaaaacgaaaaaaaatatataaagcgattctcaaatatacgaaagccaaaccaatagcaataaaggttggcaacaaatatatttggaatcggttacgaaaacgagaaaaaataatatcgattcccaagtatatGAAAGCCAAACCGATGAGTTATGCAAAATGAGCACTAGCACAGTCGAAAATTTAACGCgaaaaaatattgtccaagAATTAAATTTGCGAAGACAAGagataatgtgcgaaaaaactgaccgaattaaaattttaaaattaggcgatttacaaaaaggtcgcaccttaatgtaggcaaatccgcaatcccaaaatcccttcacattcacttcaatataagtatagtatataatacgtatatgtaaaatatataatatatgtagaaaacgatatatatatatatgtgtaaataggCGTGTAAtgtgaaaagggagagccaaaactgaaagtgtgcgtttgcagttttattattattgttttttgtttgcaccactttcaataattcgcactcgttacctggtgcgtcggctgtttgccggcgcttacgtccctcTGGCACAGGAtacagcggcagctcattcccacgatgACTTAAGCAGCAGCGGATAGACGGCAGCAACGAAGTTATGCCAGCAGCGGAGTAATGGCAGCAGCGGAGCGACGACAGCAGCAACAGATTGACgacagcagcagattgaaggcagcgacgtgatggcagcagcggagtTATAACAGCAGCGGAGCGACgacagcaatagattgaaggcAGCGACGTGATGGCAGCAGTGGAGTTATAACAGCAGCGGAGCGACgacagcaatagattgaaggcagcgacgtgatggcagcagcggatTGAAGCACCAAAAAGTTGCGGATAGCGGTGGAAACGGTTTGTCGTTTTTACCGGCACTTTACCGGCTTTACCGGCTTTACCGGTTTTTTAATTATGCGGCACTTTAAACAGGTTATAAAactgtttccttttttttttttttttttttaacagtaacgtatttataatattatttttggtatttcaaaCACTTTTGCGCGTTTATTTGCTCCCACCACTGTTCCGCATATAAAATTCACCTTCCACCTTAGTAccaccttttattttaattctttcttcTTCGCtttggtgaatttttcactttacacTAAGCACACACTCCAcaatttttctcctttttcttcttttaggaTTTTTATGCTGAGGTAAGTATACGGTAAGTATTTTAGCACTTGATTTAacactgtatgtatatgtaaatattttttccacagaTTTCCACTGCActcatattatatgtatgtaaatgtatatttcgttatttttattataggttccacttattatatttttgtattggaCTGCACGcacttcaaatatattttaactatatgtatgtacatatatgtacatatatatgtttttatagttGGATCCTTAatcctttttataatattttttttttttttaacttgccCCTTCACTTAACCGTGAGAACCGTGAGAACCGAAgatccgaaaaccgaaaacgaCATTTGGCAATTGGTTGcgaaaaagatattttatattgtatgtagttattttaattttctaatcacGCTcatgtccctgctcgggcgccatgaaatttctcaagagtttttgagataaaaatAATAGTCGGGACACGTGAAatcactaaaattaaaattcaaccaATTGCCTGCACTTTGGCTCACGATACTGTGAAGAAAAATAAGCGAACGAACGAGATagcgaaaaatagaaaaacgcgTGCGGATTCAATTGCGGTCAAATAACAATTCAGTTCTTTATTTTAGCAACTAAatgacttagcctaaatcttaaagctaACGGGAAAAAACAGTTGGAATGGAAGTGAATAATTCTCGTACGGTCGACGAATCAGTTGCGTGGTCGATGCGTCGATCgttgagaatatgaaaaaaatcgggAAAACAGAATTAGTGAATAAAACCACAAAGTTTGTGTTTCATATagcattaaaatgttttcaattttattttattaatttttgattaccaaaaaaatacttacatttatGGTTGTGGTGATGCTTGTTGTGGTGGCCGGTGGAAAAAACGTCTTTGTTCGCTTCGCTCTCTAAACAGAAGTATTTTTAGCTGATTAGCAGGATCGCTTGCTAACCGGGAGTTTCaacgaaaccattgccagttgagtgaaagctGTTAACCGTTGAGTGAAAGCTATcaacagctaactggcaatggtttgttaTACACTCACTAGGggtggtaaaaagaaattaggcGCTGGCCTAAACATACCGGCCCCCTTGCGgtgagcaacaaaaaattaaatgtccaTCGACCACCGCAACGATGTACAAATTTATGGTACAATATGAGTACAGATAGTTcgtttattcattttttttttacaaaaaacaatacTTATTCTAAGTGAGAATTCCAAAAAAACACAAtagaataagttaaaaaaataaatactaacatGGCTTAATCTAGTACCGGGCCGTACCCGAGAGCACCCAGCCGAAGATGGAGCCCTGAGCGAGGAACTGCCCAAATGTGTGTGGCATGACCTGTTGGGTCATGATGCGGGAATACACATCCGCGCCGAGCACCAAGCGTATCGGC belongs to Bactrocera dorsalis isolate Fly_Bdor chromosome 1, ASM2337382v1, whole genome shotgun sequence and includes:
- the LOC125775501 gene encoding uncharacterized protein LOC125775501, with product MPQKVFSDNATNFVGADRKLRELKEAFLAQAPELMGFAAEEGFSFGFIPPRAPHFGGLWEAAVKSAKHLLVRALGNALLTTEELSTLLAEVEAILNSRPLAPLGQDPNDGEALTPAHLLIGCPLRALPPAQVPTDPIRCCERWQLVCCLKQQFWRQWSKTYMTGLQERNKWLHPKRNLQPGDLVLVHEDNVPPQQWVLGRVVAAVEGQDGKVRVAEVATKTGTIKRSIHKLAVLPLDIEGI